The Methanosarcina barkeri str. Wiesmoor DNA segment TGTGGAAACGATATAAGTACAGACCGTGGACCAGTTCAAGATGGAATAACGCAAAAATTGAACTACATGAGTCAGGAACTCAATACATTTTAATTAGATCTGCAGATTATCTATATCTACATCCCGATTTTCATGATATTATAAACCCCAGTTCAATCTGTTAATTAAAATAATGGTTATGTAGAAATCCTCTGAAATCAAGAACTTCCAATTGTTTAAACTGAAATACCTGATACACTAGTACATATTTATATCAGATCCAATCAAAGCTAATTTAGATAGAGCTTCTACAAAACCAAAAACGAAAAAACTACTAGATTTTGAAACTGAGTTTTAGAAAAAGAAACCTGTATTCGGCAGATCGACATTAAATTTGGATATTTTTCAGGATAGGTATCCTCTTCAAATTGTACAGGAAAAGTAGATTTCATATATTCACTGAAAGTTTAAAAATTTGCTTAAGTCTAAAAATAAATTAAGACTAAAAACACATTAAGACCAGATAATAAATTAAGATGCCAATTTAACTTTCAAAATATGTAATAAAATTGTTGTAGTTTTTGGTTAGAATGTCTTTCCTTGAAATGAAGAGGATGCCAGGATAGCGCTTTTCAAACACCCAATTAATTTGCCCTGTATTTAACATGTGTTAACATATAGCCCAAGAGCCACAATATAAAAGAGTAGCAGTCTACTTTTACAAATATATGATATAGAACTAATATAAGCCTCCACAAAAACGCTATCATTGAAAATATTTGGAAAAACATTTACCTGCTGGATGTAGGACGAAATATAAGGAGTGAGACAATGAAAATGAACAAAAAACTGTGTTCAATAGCTTTAACTTCAATAGCCATTGTTTTATTTTTAATTTTGACATTACCTACTACATCGGCAGCTACTGAACAAAATACTGCGAGTGCGGCTAAATATGCCTACATTACGAATAGCGGCAGCACCACTGTCTCTGTAATTGACATCACAACAAACAAGGTTACAGCCAAGATAAACGTAGGAAAACAGCCTTACGGAGTTGCAGTAAACCCCGCCGGAACTAAGGTATATGTATCGAAAGACAAAAGCGGCTCCGTCTCCGTAATTGACACCGCAACAAACCAGGTTACAGCCACAGTGAAAGTAGGAAAACATCCATGGGGAGTTGCAGTTAGCCCAGATGGAACAAGAGTATATGTGGTAAATGAAGGCAGTAAGACCGTCTCTGTAATTGACACTGAAAAAAATAAGGTTACAGCCACAGTAACTGTAGGAAAATATCCTTGTGGAGTTGCAGTAAACCCAGAGGGAACAAAAGTATATGTGACGAACACTCTCGCTAACACCGTCTCTGTTATTGACACAGCAAAAAATAAAGCTACAGCCACAATAAAGGTAGGAAACCTCCCTACCGGAGTTGCAGTTAATCCAGAGGGAACAAGAGTATATGTGACAAATGAGTACGATATTTCTGTAATTGACACAGCAAAAAATAAAGTTACAGCCACAATAAAGGTAGGAAAATACCCATGGGGAGTTGCAGTAAACCCGGCTGGAACAAAGGTATATGTGGCGAACTATGGAGATGGTACTATTTCTGTAATTAATACAGCCACAAACAAGGTTACAGATACATCGAAGGTAGGAAGTTGTCCTTTTGGGGTTGCTTTCAGTCCGGATGGAACTAAAGCATATGTGGCGAAAGAAACAAGCGGCGCTGTCTCGGTAATTAACACAGCCACAAACAAGGCTACAGCCAAAGTGTGGGTAGGAAAAAAGCCTGTTGCATTCGGGCAGTTTATAGGTTCTGCCGCAATATAACCCCTAATACTTCCTGTTGCAAACTTCAAAGGCTCGCCACTCTCAGGAAAAGCACCGTTAACTTGTTGTCTTTACTGACAAAAGCACAGAAACACAAACTAAATTGAAATGGAGTTTCGGAGACAGAACCCCCTTAACCCACAGGATCCAACGCATAAACTGCTGAAAGTTCAATTTACTGACAAAACACCAGTCAAGGCCATTTACTGACAAAAACACCAGATCAAGGCCAGGAACAGAAGGAATAAGATAGAAGCTAAAGGGTCTATGATTACTGATCAAATCTTGAAAAGATGGACCCTTTCTCCTTAGTTATGCTTGTTCTTAACTTTGTCTCCACTTATTTCATTATTCTCATTTTTTCATATATGTTCTAATTTTAGATTAATTATCTCTTTTCTTCACCTGTTCCGCCTCAGGAAATAGGCTGCTCCTACAGCCAGCCCCACAATTTCAGGCCCAGGACCGGGCGATTCTTTTTCTTCTGAACCCTCTGCATTAGTAGCATTTTCATCAGTAGTATTTTCGTCACTAGCATTTTCGACTGCCGGTTCTGTAGATTCTTCGGTTTTGTTCACAGTTGTATCGGAGCTGGTTGATTTTTCCCGGCCGGCCAGGCCCTGCTCATAAGCACTGGAATTCAGACTGCTTTCAAGGACCTTAACGGCACTTGGAACTTTTGGGAAGAGAGGGTAATTATCGTTTCCTCCACCTGTGATGTTATATGATGTATCACAAATTCCGTTGCTGTTTTCATCCACACCGTTTTCGCTGTAACCTTTGCCTTCAAGATCTGCCCAGAAATTCCCTCCTATATAAGGTCCCCCGACAATATTCTTTTTTGTTTTAAGGGGGCTTTGCCAGAGATTTTCTGCGTTTGCGGCTTTTTCATCCACGTTTTCGGCGTTTTTGAAGTAATTATTATAAATAAGATTCTTGCTGCTCACCTCAAGTGAGATTCCCGGGCCGTAATTATAGGCAATTGTATTGCCAATGATATCATTTGAGTTTGAACTTTCGAGCCTTATTCCTTCTTCGTCAAGGGTAATGAGATTGTTGCTTATGGTATTACTGTCAGAACCTTTGAGAAGAATGCCATATTCGGCTCCCTGAACTCTATTGTTGTTAATGTAGCAGCTGTTAACTCCTGTAAGCAAGATTCCTGCATTTTCCGAGCCTTCAATGGCAAACCCGCTAAAAGATGCCCTGTCCACGCTGATTTCAACAGCGCTTTTCGTGGGATTAGCTGCTTTTATCACGGTATCCTCTGGCTTTCTGGATTCCGACCAGATCTGGACTTGCTTATTTATGTTAAGATTTTCAACATAGGTTCCAGGGCTTACAAAAATTGTGTCTCCTGCTTCTGCTTCATCGATTGCGGCTTGTATAGAGATATAGTCCCCGTCAGTTGCCGAGCTTACCCTTAAATTCGAGGCAGAGGAGGCAGAGCAGGTGCAGAGAACTGCCAGAGTAATCGCAAGTGCTGTCAGCTTAAAAGCTCTGAAATTATGTCCTTTTATTCTTCTCATATTAGTTCTTCCTTTACACTTTGAAGCTTCCATTTTCTTTAGTCAGGAATTGACTCTTTAGAAAAAATAAAGCCTTTTTTTCCAGATTTTTTAGCGTTTTTAATAAAAACTTTCTCAATACTTTGTCAAGTAAGTAATTTTATCCCGAAATTAATATACCTTTGGAAATAAAAAATTCTAAACAGCTATCCTTAAATAATAGTTCAATATCCTCTGATAAAAGAAGTTAATCTTCAATTAAAGTCTTAAATACTGTAAAATCCGATATTACACTGAAATTTTATTTTATCATTGTCTCGAATGGAGGCCTAAAAATGGATGAAAAGATTGCGCCCCACCTTGAAGAGTTAACCA contains these protein-coding regions:
- a CDS encoding glutaminyl-peptide cyclotransferase encodes the protein MKMNKKLCSIALTSIAIVLFLILTLPTTSAATEQNTASAAKYAYITNSGSTTVSVIDITTNKVTAKINVGKQPYGVAVNPAGTKVYVSKDKSGSVSVIDTATNQVTATVKVGKHPWGVAVSPDGTRVYVVNEGSKTVSVIDTEKNKVTATVTVGKYPCGVAVNPEGTKVYVTNTLANTVSVIDTAKNKATATIKVGNLPTGVAVNPEGTRVYVTNEYDISVIDTAKNKVTATIKVGKYPWGVAVNPAGTKVYVANYGDGTISVINTATNKVTDTSKVGSCPFGVAFSPDGTKAYVAKETSGAVSVINTATNKATAKVWVGKKPVAFGQFIGSAAI
- a CDS encoding nitrous oxide reductase family maturation protein NosD produces the protein MRRIKGHNFRAFKLTALAITLAVLCTCSASSASNLRVSSATDGDYISIQAAIDEAEAGDTIFVSPGTYVENLNINKQVQIWSESRKPEDTVIKAANPTKSAVEISVDRASFSGFAIEGSENAGILLTGVNSCYINNNRVQGAEYGILLKGSDSNTISNNLITLDEEGIRLESSNSNDIIGNTIAYNYGPGISLEVSSKNLIYNNYFKNAENVDEKAANAENLWQSPLKTKKNIVGGPYIGGNFWADLEGKGYSENGVDENSNGICDTSYNITGGGNDNYPLFPKVPSAVKVLESSLNSSAYEQGLAGREKSTSSDTTVNKTEESTEPAVENASDENTTDENATNAEGSEEKESPGPGPEIVGLAVGAAYFLRRNR